A window from Acidobacteriota bacterium encodes these proteins:
- the mutM gene encoding bifunctional DNA-formamidopyrimidine glycosylase/DNA-(apurinic or apyrimidinic site) lyase, with protein sequence MPELPEVETVRRTLAPVVEGRAIALASFAWPRTCVGDPRVTAARLTGQRIERLERYGKYLLLHLRRQSQASMLVIHLRMTGNLLVNGAADEYTRASMTLDDGTAVVFRDTRKFGRWEWSKRLPARLSALGPEPLEIGRDEFAVRLRSRKARLKALLLDQEFLRGLGNIYADEALFRARLHPLRSAHNLGPRKARDLHGAIQAVLRDAIDAGGTSIRDYRDSRGAQGGFQKQIRIYGRDGEPCISCGTRVRRILVAQRSTHFCPRCQRR encoded by the coding sequence ATGCCCGAGCTCCCGGAAGTCGAGACGGTGCGGCGCACGCTGGCTCCCGTCGTCGAAGGGCGGGCCATCGCGCTGGCATCTTTCGCCTGGCCGCGCACTTGCGTCGGCGACCCGCGCGTGACTGCGGCGCGTCTGACCGGCCAGCGCATCGAGCGGCTCGAGCGCTACGGGAAGTACCTCCTGCTTCACTTGCGCAGGCAGAGCCAGGCGTCGATGCTGGTGATTCACCTGCGGATGACCGGCAACCTGCTCGTGAACGGTGCGGCGGACGAGTACACCCGGGCGAGCATGACCCTGGACGACGGCACCGCGGTCGTCTTCCGGGACACGCGCAAGTTCGGGCGCTGGGAGTGGTCCAAGCGACTGCCGGCGCGCCTGTCCGCGCTGGGTCCGGAACCGCTCGAGATCGGACGTGACGAGTTCGCGGTTCGGCTGCGGTCGCGCAAGGCGCGGCTCAAGGCGCTGCTGCTCGACCAGGAGTTCCTGCGCGGCCTGGGCAACATCTACGCCGACGAAGCGCTGTTCCGGGCCCGCCTACACCCGCTCCGCAGCGCGCACAACCTCGGGCCGCGCAAGGCTCGGGACCTGCACGGGGCGATACAGGCCGTGCTGCGCGACGCCATCGACGCCGGCGGCACCAGCATCCGCGACTACCGCGACAGCCGCGGCGCGCAGGGCGGCTTCCAGAAGCAGATCCGGATCTACGGCAGGGACGGCGAGCCGTGCATCAGTTGCGGGACGCGCGTGCGCCGGATCCTCGTTGCACAACGGAGCACGCACTTCTGTCCGCGATGCCAGCGGCGGTGA
- a CDS encoding exo-alpha-sialidase has protein sequence MSLLHLPEGGRLPRAVVDDGGTAHVVYFQGEPRAGDLLYVSRAPGAAAWSEPRYVNSEPGTVVGIGPIDGGQIALGKDDRLHVTWFKLGRTEFLYTRTDEAGTGFEPQFAIAAGEGVEAGPSIAADRAGNVYVFWHTGAPPDAERSVFLTASRDDGQTFSAARPVSGETEGACDCCALHAMTDEAGALYVSYRGAGENIRRGQRLLTSLDRGETFKDELIDLWRINACPISTTSLTRGPDGMSVSWETAGQVHVSAVDALQQAASPAGEAAARRKNPAVAVNHRGETLLGWGDGFGWQSGGTFHWQRFDADGQPLGEQGTGPEIPDGSFPAVVAQPDGTFLVTF, from the coding sequence GTGTCCCTGCTGCACCTCCCGGAGGGCGGCCGACTGCCGCGGGCGGTCGTCGACGACGGGGGAACCGCGCACGTCGTCTACTTCCAGGGAGAGCCGCGCGCCGGAGATCTGCTGTACGTCAGCCGCGCGCCGGGCGCCGCCGCCTGGTCCGAACCGCGCTACGTCAACTCCGAGCCGGGCACCGTCGTCGGCATCGGTCCGATCGACGGCGGCCAGATCGCGCTCGGCAAGGACGACCGCCTGCACGTGACCTGGTTCAAGCTCGGCCGCACCGAGTTCCTCTACACGCGGACCGACGAGGCCGGGACCGGATTCGAGCCGCAGTTCGCCATCGCCGCCGGCGAAGGGGTCGAAGCGGGACCGTCCATCGCCGCCGACCGGGCCGGCAACGTCTACGTGTTCTGGCACACCGGAGCGCCGCCCGACGCCGAGCGCTCCGTCTTCCTGACCGCCTCGCGCGACGACGGACAGACCTTCTCGGCCGCGCGCCCCGTGAGCGGGGAGACCGAGGGCGCCTGCGATTGTTGCGCCCTGCACGCGATGACGGACGAGGCGGGCGCGTTGTACGTGTCCTACCGCGGCGCCGGCGAGAACATCCGCCGGGGCCAGCGCCTGTTGACGTCGCTCGACCGCGGCGAAACCTTCAAGGACGAGCTGATCGACCTGTGGCGGATCAACGCCTGCCCCATCTCCACGACCAGCCTCACGCGCGGGCCGGACGGCATGTCCGTGTCGTGGGAGACGGCGGGACAGGTGCACGTCAGCGCCGTCGACGCCCTGCAACAGGCGGCGTCACCCGCCGGCGAGGCGGCCGCGCGGCGCAAGAATCCGGCCGTCGCCGTCAACCACCGCGGCGAGACGCTGCTCGGCTGGGGCGACGGGTTCGGCTGGCAGTCGGGGGGGACGTTCCACTGGCAGCGTTTCGATGCCGACGGGCAGCCGCTGGGCGAGCAGGGAACCGGACCGGAGATTCCCGACGGCAGCTTTCCCGCGGTCGTCGCCCAGCCGGACGGGACCTTCCTGGTGACGTTCTAG
- a CDS encoding ParA family protein — MKTVAFFNNKGGVGKTSLVYHLAWLFADLGVNVVAADLDPQANLTSMFLDDSRLEALWTEGDGRRTVYGAIQPLLEGSGDVTAPHVEHPTPGLGLVIGDLALSAAEDELSSQWPDCLDRKPRAFRVLSALWRVLRMAAEQTAADLVLVDVGPNLGAFNRAALVAADDVVVPLASDLYSLQGLRNLGPTLRRWRDEWTERRERNPVAALDVPAGTMRPIGYVVMQHAVRLDRPVKAYARWMARIPGVYAESVMGEFDQPDRTIDADPNCLATLKHFRSLMPLAQEARKPMFKLKPADGAIGGHANAVADCRADFLFLACAVAERTGISLGKRAAAPRRGQTGIGKADSA, encoded by the coding sequence ATGAAGACCGTCGCCTTCTTCAACAACAAGGGCGGTGTCGGCAAGACGTCGCTCGTGTATCACCTGGCCTGGCTGTTCGCCGACCTCGGTGTGAACGTCGTGGCCGCGGATCTCGATCCGCAGGCAAACCTGACGAGCATGTTCCTCGACGACAGCCGATTGGAAGCCCTGTGGACCGAAGGCGACGGGAGAAGGACAGTGTACGGAGCGATACAGCCGCTGCTCGAAGGCAGCGGGGACGTGACGGCGCCCCACGTGGAACATCCGACCCCCGGGCTGGGGCTGGTGATCGGCGACCTCGCGTTGTCGGCCGCGGAAGACGAGCTCTCCAGCCAATGGCCGGACTGCCTGGACCGAAAGCCGCGCGCGTTCCGGGTGCTGTCGGCTCTGTGGCGCGTGCTGCGGATGGCCGCGGAGCAGACCGCGGCCGATCTGGTTCTGGTGGACGTCGGCCCGAACCTCGGCGCGTTCAACCGCGCCGCGCTGGTCGCCGCGGACGACGTCGTGGTTCCGTTGGCGTCGGATCTCTACTCGCTGCAGGGCCTGCGCAACCTCGGCCCGACGCTGCGGCGGTGGCGAGACGAGTGGACCGAACGGCGGGAGCGCAATCCGGTGGCCGCTCTGGATGTGCCCGCGGGGACGATGCGCCCGATCGGATACGTCGTCATGCAACACGCCGTGCGTCTCGATCGGCCCGTGAAGGCGTACGCGCGCTGGATGGCGCGCATTCCGGGCGTGTACGCGGAATCCGTCATGGGTGAATTCGACCAGCCCGATCGCACCATCGACGCCGATCCCAATTGTCTCGCCACACTGAAGCACTTCCGCAGCCTGATGCCCCTGGCCCAGGAGGCGCGCAAGCCGATGTTCAAGCTGAAACCGGCCGACGGCGCCATCGGCGGCCACGCCAACGCCGTCGCGGATTGCCGGGCCGATTTCCTCTTCCTCGCTTGCGCGGTCGCGGAGCGCACGGGAATCTCGCTCGGGAAACGCGCCGCCGCACCGCGCCGCGGACAGACCGGGATCGGGAAAGCCGATTCCGCCTGA
- a CDS encoding transglycosylase SLT domain-containing protein gives MRGFATLAGLVLAVSTVQTDFPAIRAQAPPVRAIVPADAEPAPSRAAAPAAAEPGASAAELALRERARARLAADIDALATFRPSYPFWQHIFTTPDGNVAFGSRTDGRLLATFPSRGDWRRTGVWAVPSLADTLSGRRLPRRLSDRRRAVEEALERQVGPVLHNATRGTFVAPHAARYGNFLSEWAAIYERFGVPAEIGLAQAMIESGFNGRARSSARALGLCQWLPRNWNYLKRRSPHVIEGYNQTTQVPYCAAYLTILATLYDSFIPALSEHHAGGVNVGRTVINGERLGATDTREQYLRGSDFARKLREISIRRYRTLFRTYGFRSALYAEMIFGNTVNIERLMADMPQSKVFAMRVPRSTPITRVMQRTGLSRDQVRRYNPALVRRVPARANLYLPEYIEDFGPDVSFWHRPASPDYAALLDEFIQLDGSIEEWHGNAFRATLEDFRRRFSDTGTEEGAVMATVLAFAIQDLNTSRRGAILREFRNSGSVRRLFDRGRRELYGQAAQ, from the coding sequence ATGAGAGGCTTTGCCACGCTCGCCGGCCTCGTGTTGGCCGTCTCGACCGTCCAGACCGATTTCCCGGCCATTCGAGCCCAGGCGCCGCCGGTCAGGGCCATCGTCCCTGCGGATGCGGAGCCGGCCCCGTCCCGGGCGGCCGCGCCGGCCGCCGCCGAGCCGGGCGCGTCGGCCGCCGAGCTCGCGTTGCGGGAGCGGGCGCGCGCCCGCCTCGCCGCGGACATCGACGCCCTGGCGACCTTCCGGCCGTCCTATCCCTTCTGGCAACACATCTTCACGACGCCGGACGGCAACGTCGCCTTCGGGAGCCGGACCGACGGGCGGCTGCTCGCGACCTTCCCGTCCCGGGGCGACTGGCGGCGCACCGGCGTCTGGGCCGTGCCGTCGCTGGCCGACACGCTGTCCGGCCGCCGTCTCCCGCGGCGCCTGAGCGACCGGCGGCGAGCCGTCGAAGAGGCGCTCGAGCGGCAGGTGGGGCCGGTCCTGCACAACGCGACGCGGGGCACCTTCGTGGCGCCGCACGCCGCGCGCTACGGCAACTTCCTGAGCGAATGGGCGGCCATCTACGAGCGCTTCGGGGTGCCGGCGGAGATCGGCCTGGCGCAGGCGATGATCGAATCCGGCTTCAACGGCCGCGCCCGCTCGTCCGCGCGCGCCCTCGGCCTCTGCCAGTGGCTGCCGCGCAACTGGAACTACCTGAAGCGGCGCTCCCCCCACGTGATCGAGGGCTACAACCAGACCACGCAGGTGCCGTACTGCGCCGCCTACCTGACCATCCTTGCGACGCTATACGACAGCTTCATTCCGGCGCTGTCCGAGCATCACGCGGGCGGCGTCAACGTCGGGCGGACGGTCATCAACGGCGAGCGGCTCGGCGCAACGGACACGCGCGAGCAGTACCTGCGGGGGTCGGACTTCGCCCGCAAGCTGCGCGAGATCTCGATCCGCCGCTACCGGACGCTCTTCCGCACCTACGGTTTCCGCTCGGCGCTGTACGCCGAGATGATCTTCGGGAACACGGTGAACATCGAACGGTTGATGGCCGACATGCCGCAATCGAAGGTCTTCGCCATGCGCGTGCCGCGCAGCACGCCGATCACGCGGGTGATGCAGCGCACGGGCCTGTCGCGCGATCAGGTGCGCCGTTACAACCCGGCCCTCGTGCGACGGGTTCCGGCGCGCGCCAACCTGTACCTGCCCGAGTACATCGAGGACTTCGGGCCGGACGTCTCGTTCTGGCATCGCCCCGCGAGTCCCGACTACGCCGCCCTCCTCGACGAGTTCATCCAGCTCGACGGGAGCATCGAGGAGTGGCACGGCAACGCGTTCAGGGCGACGCTGGAGGACTTCCGGCGCCGATTCTCGGACACCGGCACCGAAGAGGGAGCGGTGATGGCGACCGTGCTCGCCTTTGCGATCCAGGACCTGAACACCAGCCGGCGGGGGGCCATCCTGCGGGAGTTCCGGAACAGCGGCAGCGTCCGCAGGCTGTTCGATCGCGGCCGGCGCGAGCTGTACGGGCAGGCCGCCCAATAG
- a CDS encoding two pore domain potassium channel family protein, with the protein MLVIATIVLPLLSVGLHYELLVLASHVVRALPGAGRADVMPAVVLALVAHVIEVVVFGVGWLVLIRAGAVELSIPSPTLAEAIYFSGSVYTSLGFGDIVPVGSGRFLVVLEAVTGLVLIAWTASFTFYQMRENWMDDGDRQSRD; encoded by the coding sequence ATGCTCGTCATCGCCACCATCGTTCTGCCGCTACTCTCGGTCGGTCTGCACTACGAGTTGCTGGTGCTGGCCTCGCACGTGGTTCGAGCCCTGCCGGGAGCGGGCCGCGCCGACGTAATGCCGGCGGTCGTGCTGGCCCTCGTGGCGCACGTCATCGAGGTGGTGGTCTTCGGGGTGGGGTGGCTCGTCTTGATCCGCGCCGGAGCGGTCGAGCTCTCGATACCCTCGCCGACGCTGGCCGAAGCAATCTACTTCTCGGGCTCGGTGTACACGTCGCTCGGCTTCGGGGACATCGTCCCGGTGGGCAGTGGCCGGTTCCTCGTCGTGCTCGAGGCGGTCACCGGGTTGGTGCTGATCGCGTGGACGGCGTCCTTCACGTTCTACCAGATGCGCGAGAACTGGATGGACGACGGGGATCGGCAAAGCCGAGACTGA
- a CDS encoding carbohydrate binding family 9 domain-containing protein — translation MQPRVAPRRPDRAAIRRRCLLRAARSAHRRRPAWWVLPLLLSASGITAPVAAAAPPGGLQLPPTQIFGPPPPAPPEVIARDATGVTIRATRIDEPMNIDGVLSEAAYELVRPMSDFIQNDPAEGEPATERTEVWLLFDDDNVYVVARCWETRPDRIIASEMRRDNIRIVRDDNFAWSLDTFYDRRNVVLFEVSAVGGRLDAQLTNESQPNLDWNPVYDVSVGRIDGGWVMEAALPFKSLRYRGEGPQIWGFQARRVNRWKNESSYLTPLSAAQGLRGHFRASLAATLVGIEAPPASRLFEVKPYGIGDLTTSPVASPPIANEIGWDGGVDIKYGVTQGLTADFTANPDFAQVEADEQQINLTRFNLFFPEKREFFLENQGTFRFGGAATSGRLAGATDTPVLFYSRRIGLSGGSVAQEVPLRAGGRLTGRVGAFTLGALNIQSGDAEAAGARATNFSVLRARRDVLRRSSIGAMYTNRSVALDGVGGNEAYGVDAIFGFYDDLNINTHWARTRTDGRTGNDASYRAHLEYLGDRYGVQLEHLLVGDDFNPEIGFVRRRDMRRSFGEFRFSPRPQSIDWARRFLWTGSFAYVENLAGQVETRETLASFGIELENSDQLLLSGMRSYEFLPRPFPISRDVTLPVRGYDFANLGVGYNFGQQRRWSGNVLAEHGTFYSGHKTALTVTRGRASLTDQFSVEPLYSVNWIDLAEGAFTTNLLGARVTYTMTPLMFTSALVQYNSSRNAMSANIRFRWEYQPGSELFIVFNEERDTGLHRSYLGPTNRAFIIKFNRLFRF, via the coding sequence ATGCAACCCCGCGTGGCGCCGAGACGCCCGGATCGTGCGGCGATTCGGAGACGCTGCCTGCTTCGTGCGGCCCGGTCCGCCCACCGCCGGCGCCCCGCGTGGTGGGTGCTGCCACTGCTGTTGTCGGCGTCCGGCATCACCGCGCCCGTCGCCGCCGCCGCGCCCCCGGGCGGCCTGCAGCTTCCGCCGACGCAGATCTTCGGACCGCCCCCGCCGGCCCCGCCCGAGGTGATTGCCCGCGACGCCACCGGCGTCACCATCCGGGCCACGCGGATCGACGAGCCGATGAACATCGACGGCGTCCTGAGCGAAGCGGCCTACGAACTCGTCCGGCCGATGTCGGACTTCATCCAGAACGACCCGGCCGAGGGCGAGCCGGCCACCGAGCGTACGGAGGTCTGGCTGCTCTTCGACGACGACAACGTCTACGTCGTCGCCCGCTGCTGGGAAACGCGGCCGGACCGGATCATCGCCAGCGAGATGCGCCGCGACAACATCCGCATCGTGCGCGACGACAACTTCGCCTGGTCGCTGGACACCTTCTACGACCGCCGAAACGTGGTCCTCTTCGAGGTGTCGGCGGTGGGCGGCCGGCTCGACGCGCAGCTCACCAACGAGTCGCAGCCGAACCTCGACTGGAACCCCGTGTACGACGTCTCGGTGGGCCGCATCGACGGCGGCTGGGTGATGGAAGCGGCGCTTCCCTTCAAGTCGCTCCGCTACCGCGGGGAGGGTCCCCAGATCTGGGGCTTCCAGGCCCGCCGGGTCAACCGCTGGAAGAACGAGTCGTCGTACCTGACGCCGCTGTCGGCGGCGCAGGGGCTCCGCGGCCACTTCCGCGCGTCGCTGGCCGCGACGCTGGTCGGGATAGAAGCCCCGCCCGCGTCGCGGCTGTTCGAGGTCAAGCCGTACGGCATCGGCGACCTGACGACCAGCCCCGTCGCGTCGCCCCCGATCGCGAACGAGATCGGTTGGGACGGCGGGGTCGACATCAAGTACGGCGTGACCCAGGGGCTGACCGCCGATTTCACCGCCAACCCCGACTTCGCGCAGGTGGAGGCCGACGAGCAGCAGATCAACCTGACCCGCTTCAACCTGTTCTTCCCCGAGAAGCGCGAGTTCTTTCTGGAGAACCAGGGGACGTTTCGCTTCGGCGGCGCGGCGACCAGCGGACGCCTGGCGGGAGCGACGGACACGCCCGTCCTCTTCTACAGCCGCCGCATCGGCCTGAGCGGCGGCTCGGTGGCGCAGGAAGTGCCGCTGCGGGCCGGCGGGCGGCTCACCGGGCGGGTCGGTGCGTTCACCCTGGGCGCCCTCAACATCCAGTCCGGCGACGCCGAGGCGGCGGGCGCGCGGGCCACCAACTTCAGCGTGCTGCGGGCCCGGCGCGACGTGCTGCGGCGCAGCAGCATCGGCGCCATGTACACCAACCGATCGGTCGCCCTCGACGGCGTGGGCGGCAACGAGGCCTACGGCGTCGACGCCATCTTCGGCTTCTACGACGACCTGAACATCAATACCCACTGGGCGCGCACCCGCACCGACGGGCGGACCGGCAACGACGCCAGCTACCGCGCGCACCTGGAGTACCTGGGGGACCGCTACGGGGTGCAGCTCGAGCACCTGCTGGTGGGCGACGACTTCAACCCGGAGATCGGCTTCGTGCGGCGCCGCGACATGCGCCGCAGCTTCGGCGAGTTCCGCTTCAGCCCACGCCCGCAGTCGATCGACTGGGCACGCCGGTTCCTGTGGACCGGCTCGTTCGCCTACGTCGAGAACCTGGCCGGCCAGGTGGAGACGCGCGAGACGCTGGCCTCGTTCGGCATCGAGCTCGAGAACAGCGATCAGCTCCTGTTGAGCGGCATGCGCTCGTACGAGTTCCTGCCCCGGCCGTTCCCCATCTCTCGCGACGTCACCCTGCCGGTCCGCGGCTACGACTTCGCCAACCTCGGCGTCGGCTACAACTTCGGACAGCAACGCCGCTGGTCCGGCAACGTCCTGGCCGAGCACGGCACCTTCTACAGCGGCCACAAGACGGCGCTGACCGTCACCCGCGGCCGGGCCAGCCTCACCGACCAGTTCTCGGTCGAGCCGCTCTATTCGGTCAACTGGATCGATCTCGCCGAGGGAGCGTTCACGACCAACCTGCTCGGCGCGCGGGTCACCTACACGATGACGCCGCTGATGTTCACCAGTGCGCTCGTGCAGTACAACTCCAGCCGCAACGCCATGTCGGCCAACATCCGCTTCCGCTGGGAGTACCAGCCGGGCAGCGAGCTGTTCATCGTGTTCAACGAGGAGCGCGACACCGGGCTGCACCGCTCCTACCTGGGGCCCACGAACCGGGCGTTCATCATCAAGTTCAACCGCCTGTTCCGGTTCTGA
- a CDS encoding transcriptional regulator produces the protein MREIESDRVERKRSAADRSGIRRNLCAFANDLPGRGTPGIIFIGVEDDGRCAGLPIDDKLLRDLAGMKDDGNILPLPSIIVEPRRIDGCDVAVVTVQPSRDTPVRYMGRVWIKVGPTVREASPEEEQRLAERRRGRDQPFDLRRGAADNIDDLDLDFLRAHYLPSAIAPEVLAQNRRSFDRQLDSLRLLAGDRPTWGALLAFGRDPQRWVPGAWVQFLRIDGPAITDPIRDQKDLTGRLDDVLRRLDELFRLNVSVRTEVAGRPREAQQPDYPVAALQQLGWNAVMHRSYEETHAPTRVYWYADRIEITSPGGLYGRVTSENFGKGATDYRNPLVAETMHHLGFGQRFGLGVPLANAALQDNGNPAPAFDFEPTQVSVTLRPAG, from the coding sequence ATGCGGGAGATCGAATCGGACCGTGTCGAGCGCAAGCGCTCGGCCGCCGACCGTAGCGGCATCCGTCGCAACCTCTGCGCCTTTGCGAACGATCTCCCTGGCCGCGGGACGCCCGGCATCATCTTTATCGGTGTGGAGGACGACGGCCGTTGCGCGGGGCTGCCAATTGACGACAAGCTCCTGCGCGACCTCGCCGGCATGAAGGACGACGGGAACATCCTGCCGTTGCCGTCGATCATCGTCGAGCCGCGGCGAATCGACGGGTGCGACGTGGCGGTCGTCACCGTTCAGCCTTCACGGGACACCCCCGTGCGCTATATGGGTCGGGTGTGGATCAAGGTGGGCCCGACGGTGCGCGAAGCCAGTCCGGAGGAGGAGCAGCGGCTCGCCGAACGCCGCCGCGGACGGGACCAGCCGTTCGACCTGCGCCGGGGAGCCGCCGACAATATCGACGATCTGGACCTCGATTTCCTGCGCGCCCATTACTTGCCGAGCGCCATCGCACCCGAGGTGCTGGCGCAGAATCGGCGGTCTTTCGATCGGCAGCTCGATTCTTTGCGGCTGCTGGCCGGCGATCGTCCGACGTGGGGCGCTCTGCTGGCGTTCGGCCGCGACCCGCAACGCTGGGTTCCCGGCGCCTGGGTGCAGTTCCTCCGCATCGACGGACCGGCGATCACCGATCCGATCCGCGATCAGAAGGACCTCACCGGGAGACTCGACGACGTGCTGCGACGACTCGACGAGCTGTTCAGGCTCAACGTCAGCGTGCGCACGGAGGTGGCCGGCAGACCGCGGGAAGCGCAGCAGCCGGACTATCCGGTCGCCGCCCTGCAGCAGCTCGGGTGGAACGCCGTGATGCACCGCAGCTACGAGGAAACGCACGCGCCGACCCGGGTCTACTGGTACGCCGATCGTATCGAAATCACGAGTCCCGGCGGGTTGTATGGCCGCGTGACGTCCGAGAACTTCGGCAAGGGTGCGACCGACTATCGCAATCCCCTCGTGGCGGAGACGATGCACCACCTCGGTTTCGGCCAGCGCTTCGGCCTCGGGGTGCCGCTGGCGAACGCTGCACTGCAAGACAACGGAAATCCGGCGCCGGCGTTCGACTTCGAGCCGACGCAGGTCTCGGTCACCTTGAGGCCGGCCGGATGA
- a CDS encoding PQQ-binding-like beta-propeller repeat protein, giving the protein MRRNRTSGRRTAGSLGLLLAFVAGVAVLTPVTAQEPEEARGNPYGEWRFQSGDAWGTRYSPLDQIDAENFEDLEVAWVWRGDNFGPHPLYLSRSTPSYIDGILYTVAGYRRTVAAIDPATGETLWTYREPNTRRWEESMRASYGKGVGYAEIDGRGVIYIITPAFFLHALDAKTGEHLEGFGKPVPIDGFPDTGVVDLLADLGHEYDPYEGIPMDVGYITNSSPPIVVNGTVVVGNSHEQGYAQSRIENVPGDILAYDAKTGEHKWKFNVIPQSESEFGFDTWQNDAWDWTGDVSSWAPLSADMERGIVYIPTNSPTIDYYGGFRPGNNLFGTSTIAIDVETGDRVWHFQTVHHPIWNYDLPNVPILVDVTVDGQEVPMAIQTTKQGMTFAFNRETGEPVWPIEEREVPASIVPGEQLAPTQPFPTRPAPLNPLGLTEDDLIDLTPELKQEAIEILGRFNVGGPYMPPLPNNHNEPRPWIACGAGGLNITHPATLDPETGYLYQSNGQGCSGRTVQPGTNTDAEVHGCTSDSGECTTTGTTISDWVQGGGVGWAGPQGLPMYKPPFSKITAIDMNTGEHVFAVPVGEASEQMRRHPALQGVDLSGTGTPRGRAILMTTGTLLLATEGAQGPPVLNAHDKRTGEKLGSVELPATGQYGMMTYMHEGQQYIIVQVARGGTMAGSLAALRLPQ; this is encoded by the coding sequence ATGAGAAGGAACCGCACATCGGGCCGGCGCACGGCCGGCTCGCTCGGCCTGCTGCTGGCATTCGTTGCCGGCGTGGCCGTGCTGACGCCGGTCACCGCCCAGGAGCCGGAAGAGGCGCGCGGCAACCCCTACGGCGAATGGCGCTTCCAGAGCGGCGACGCCTGGGGCACCCGGTACTCGCCGCTCGACCAGATCGACGCCGAGAACTTCGAGGACCTCGAGGTGGCATGGGTCTGGCGGGGCGACAATTTCGGGCCGCATCCGTTGTACCTGTCGCGCTCGACGCCGAGCTACATCGACGGCATCCTCTACACCGTCGCCGGCTATCGGCGGACCGTCGCGGCCATCGATCCGGCCACCGGCGAGACGCTCTGGACCTACCGCGAGCCGAACACCCGGCGCTGGGAAGAGTCGATGCGCGCGAGCTACGGCAAGGGCGTCGGCTACGCCGAGATCGACGGGCGCGGCGTCATCTACATCATCACGCCGGCCTTCTTCCTGCACGCGCTCGACGCGAAGACCGGCGAGCACCTCGAGGGCTTCGGCAAGCCGGTCCCGATCGACGGCTTCCCCGACACCGGCGTCGTCGACCTGCTGGCGGACCTCGGGCACGAGTACGACCCCTACGAGGGCATCCCGATGGACGTCGGCTACATCACCAACTCGTCGCCGCCGATTGTGGTCAACGGCACGGTGGTGGTGGGCAACTCCCACGAACAGGGCTACGCGCAGTCGCGCATCGAGAACGTGCCGGGCGACATCCTCGCCTACGATGCGAAGACCGGCGAGCACAAGTGGAAGTTCAACGTCATCCCGCAGTCGGAGAGCGAGTTCGGCTTCGACACCTGGCAGAACGACGCCTGGGACTGGACGGGCGACGTCTCCTCGTGGGCGCCGCTGTCGGCCGACATGGAGCGCGGCATCGTCTACATCCCCACCAATTCGCCGACGATCGACTACTACGGCGGGTTCAGGCCGGGGAACAACCTGTTCGGCACCAGTACGATCGCCATCGACGTCGAGACCGGCGATCGGGTCTGGCACTTCCAAACGGTCCACCACCCGATCTGGAACTACGACCTGCCCAACGTGCCGATCCTGGTCGACGTCACCGTCGACGGCCAGGAGGTGCCGATGGCCATCCAGACCACGAAGCAGGGCATGACCTTCGCCTTCAACCGCGAGACCGGCGAGCCGGTCTGGCCGATCGAGGAGCGTGAGGTCCCCGCATCGATAGTGCCCGGCGAGCAGCTCGCGCCGACCCAGCCGTTCCCGACCCGGCCGGCCCCGCTGAACCCGCTCGGCCTGACCGAGGACGACCTCATCGACCTGACGCCGGAGCTGAAGCAGGAAGCGATCGAGATCCTGGGCCGCTTCAATGTCGGCGGCCCCTACATGCCACCGCTGCCGAACAACCACAACGAGCCGCGGCCCTGGATCGCGTGCGGCGCGGGCGGCCTCAACATCACCCACCCGGCCACCCTCGACCCGGAGACCGGCTACCTGTACCAGTCGAACGGGCAGGGCTGCTCGGGCCGGACGGTGCAGCCGGGCACGAACACCGACGCCGAGGTCCACGGCTGCACCTCGGACTCGGGTGAGTGCACGACCACCGGCACGACGATCTCCGACTGGGTACAGGGCGGCGGCGTCGGCTGGGCCGGACCGCAGGGCCTGCCGATGTACAAGCCCCCGTTCAGCAAGATCACGGCGATCGACATGAACACCGGCGAGCACGTCTTCGCCGTGCCGGTGGGCGAGGCGTCCGAGCAGATGCGGCGCCACCCGGCGCTGCAGGGCGTCGACCTCTCGGGCACCGGCACCCCCCGCGGGCGCGCCATCCTGATGACCACCGGCACGCTGCTGCTGGCCACCGAGGGCGCGCAGGGGCCGCCCGTACTCAACGCCCACGACAAGCGGACCGGCGAGAAGCTCGGCAGCGTCGAGCTGCCCGCGACGGGCCAGTACGGCATGATGACCTACATGCACGAGGGACAGCAGTACATCATCGTGCAGGTCGCCCGGGGCGGCACCATGGCGGGCTCGCTCGCCGCGCTGCGGCTGCCCCAATAG